A region of Homo sapiens chromosome X, GRCh38.p14 Primary Assembly DNA encodes the following proteins:
- the H2AP gene encoding huntingtin-interacting protein M gives MSEKKNCKNSSTNNNQTQDPSRNELQVPRSFVDRVVQDERDVQSQSSSTINTLLTLLDCLADYIMERVGLEASNNGSMRNTSQDREREVDNNREPHSAESDVTRFLFDEMPKSRKND, from the coding sequence ATGTCAGAGAAAAAGAACTGTAAGAACTCGTCTACAAATAACAACCAGACTCAAGACCCTTCTAGAAATGAGCTACAGGTCCCTAGGAGCTTCGTGGACCGCGTTGTGCAAGATGAACGAGACGTCCAAAGCCAGAGTTCCTCCACAATAAATACCCTCCTTACCTTGCTCGATTGCCTTGCTGACTACATCATGGAGCGGGTAGGCTTGGAGGCCAGCAACAATGGCAGTATGCGCAACACTTCACAAGATAGGGAGAGAGAAGTGGACAACAACCGTGAGCCCCACAGCGCTGAGAGTGATGTGACTCGCTTTTTGTTTGATGAGATGCCCAAATCCAGGAAGAATGACTGA
- the H2AL3 gene encoding histone H2A-like 3: protein MAGNKMFCRPRRQRLSHSRRAELQFPVSHLERCLRESQHARHLSSTTPVFLAGVLEYLTANILEKVGKEVKNSCRLCITPEHVKRALQKDEQLRWILELEDDTHSQVEEMPQSEEEEEEEEEKEEEMVVLVVMGGRRRRRRRRRRKDS from the coding sequence ATGGCTGGAAACAAAATGTTCTGTAGGCCTAGGAGACAACGCCTTTCCCATTCCAGAAGAGCAGAGCTGCAGTTTCCTGTCAGCCACTTGGAACGCTGCCTGCGAGAAAGTCAGCATGCCCGGCACCTGAGCTCAACCACACCTGTTTTCCTGGCTGGTGTTCTCGAGTATCTGACAGCCAACATCCTGGAAAAGGTGGGCAAGGAGGTCAAGAACAGCTGCAGGCTGTGCATCACCCCAGAACACGTGAAGAGGGCACTGCAAAAGGATGAGCAGCTCAGATGGATCTTGGAGTTGGAAGATGACACCCACTCTCAAGTAGAAGAAATGCCCCAatctgaggaggaagaggaggaggaggaggagaaggaggaggagatggtggtgctggtggtgatggggggaaggaggaggaggaggagaagaaggaggaggaaggattcCTGA